The Sulfitobacter sp. S223 genome has a window encoding:
- a CDS encoding 2-dehydropantoate 2-reductase, producing MKSKATTGPHIVIAGAGAIGCYVGGMLAHAGHQVSFLGRPRVLDQLRLNGLRLSDYSGLGVSLSPEALDLHENPEIISQADLILVCVKSAATPEVAGQIAAHAPPHAVIVSLQNGMGHAETLSAALPSHDVRAGMVPFNVVPIASGHYHRATSGDIVIAAGPGALDATMSVEGLVVTQTQEIEAVQWGKFLLNLNNAPNALSGLSLHSQLLSRPWRRLMADQMAEALRVLCAHDCPIRPTTPVPVGLVPHVLRLPTPLFRRVAAKMLTIDPQARTSMAHDLEAGRITEVDALQGRIIEMGRAKSVPTPLNSSIHAAVKAAEQGGKTGFTPEQLRKFKC from the coding sequence TTGAAAAGTAAAGCGACTACTGGCCCCCACATTGTGATTGCGGGGGCTGGTGCCATCGGCTGTTATGTCGGTGGCATGTTGGCCCATGCGGGCCATCAGGTCAGCTTTCTGGGCCGTCCACGCGTGCTGGATCAGCTCCGTTTGAATGGTCTGCGACTAAGTGACTATTCGGGCTTGGGCGTGTCACTGTCGCCAGAGGCGCTTGACCTGCACGAAAATCCCGAGATCATCTCACAGGCTGATCTGATCCTTGTTTGCGTCAAATCGGCTGCAACGCCAGAGGTCGCAGGCCAGATTGCAGCACACGCGCCGCCGCATGCGGTGATCGTGAGCCTGCAAAACGGAATGGGCCACGCAGAAACGCTGAGCGCGGCACTTCCATCCCATGATGTTCGTGCGGGCATGGTGCCATTCAACGTAGTCCCCATTGCGTCAGGGCATTATCACCGCGCCACCAGTGGCGATATCGTGATTGCTGCTGGTCCGGGCGCTTTGGATGCAACGATGAGCGTTGAAGGTCTGGTCGTCACCCAAACCCAAGAGATCGAAGCGGTGCAGTGGGGGAAGTTCCTGCTTAACCTCAACAATGCGCCGAACGCGCTGTCGGGACTGAGTCTGCATAGCCAACTACTAAGCCGCCCGTGGCGCCGTTTAATGGCTGACCAGATGGCAGAAGCGCTGCGGGTGCTGTGTGCCCATGACTGTCCCATTCGCCCGACAACGCCGGTGCCTGTGGGGCTGGTGCCGCATGTTCTACGGTTGCCCACACCCCTGTTCAGGCGTGTGGCGGCAAAGATGCTGACAATCGATCCCCAGGCCCGCACCTCGATGGCGCATGATCTTGAGGCGGGGCGGATCACCGAAGTTGATGCGCTTCAGGGCCGTATTATCGAAATGGGGCGTGCAAAATCAGTCCCCACGCCGCTGAACTCATCGATACATGCGGCGGTGAAGGCCGCAGAGCAGGGCGGCAAGACCGGTTTTACGCCCGAGCAACTGCGCAAATTCAAATGCTGA
- the argF gene encoding ornithine carbamoyltransferase: protein MKHFLDIHTTAQTELRGIIDNAAAMKQSRIGRPRGAPDDDQPLKDHMVALIFEKPSTRTRVSFDVGVRQMGGQTMVLSGADMQLGHGETIADTARVLSRYVDLIMIRTFEEQTLHEMAEYATVPVINGLTNRTHPCQIMADIMTFEEHNGPIKGKRVVWSGDGNNVFASFAHAAKQFDFELIFTGPETLEPERALEGLYTSVRDPNEAVKGADLVVTDTWVSMHDPQSARERRHNQLRGYQVNEALMAKAKPDALFMHCLPAHRDDEATSAVMDGPHSVIFDEAENRLHAQKAVMRWCLEK, encoded by the coding sequence ATGAAACATTTTCTAGATATCCATACGACGGCGCAAACTGAATTGCGTGGCATCATCGACAATGCAGCCGCGATGAAGCAGTCCCGCATTGGACGCCCGCGCGGCGCGCCGGACGATGACCAGCCGCTCAAGGATCATATGGTCGCGCTGATATTTGAGAAACCCTCGACACGCACACGGGTTTCCTTTGACGTTGGCGTCCGCCAAATGGGCGGGCAAACGATGGTTCTGTCCGGCGCGGACATGCAGCTGGGCCACGGTGAGACGATTGCCGATACGGCCCGCGTTCTGTCGCGCTATGTCGATCTGATCATGATCCGCACATTCGAGGAGCAAACCCTGCACGAGATGGCCGAATACGCCACAGTGCCGGTGATCAACGGCCTGACCAACCGCACCCATCCGTGTCAGATCATGGCAGATATCATGACCTTCGAAGAGCATAACGGACCCATTAAGGGCAAACGCGTGGTCTGGTCCGGCGATGGTAATAACGTCTTTGCCAGCTTTGCCCATGCCGCCAAGCAATTCGATTTCGAACTGATCTTCACCGGCCCTGAAACACTGGAGCCAGAGCGTGCGCTTGAAGGGCTCTACACCTCGGTGCGCGACCCGAATGAGGCCGTCAAAGGGGCTGATCTGGTGGTCACCGATACTTGGGTCTCTATGCATGATCCGCAGTCGGCACGTGAGCGGCGGCACAATCAGTTGCGCGGCTATCAGGTCAATGAGGCGCTGATGGCCAAGGCCAAGCCGGATGCATTGTTCATGCACTGCCTGCCGGCCCACCGCGATGACGAAGCGACAAGCGCTGTTATGGATGGCCCGCATTCGGTTATTTTTGACGAGGCCGAAAATCGCCTGCATGCACAAAAAGCTGTGATGCGGTGGTGCCTTGAAAAGTAA
- a CDS encoding aspartate aminotransferase family protein has protein sequence MISSVLPTYSRAPLSFVKGEGAWLIEADGRRFLDLGAGIAVNALGHANPALVAALTEQAGALWHTSNLYQIPQQTALADKLVEHTFADTVFFTNSGTESCELAVKMARKYFYDKGMPERVEIITFSGSFHGRSSAGIAAAGSEKMTKGFGPLLPGFVHLEFGDHDALTAAITDKTCAVLVEPVQGEGGIRPLPDACLKGLRDLCDEHGILMILDEVQCGVGRTGKLFAHEWAGVTPDIMMVAKGIGGGFPLGAVLATEDAASGMTAGTHGSTYGGNPLGCAVGSAVMDIVADSAFLAEVNRKAGLMRQKLEALVAGHPDVFEGVRGSGLMLGLKCKVAPADVVNAGYAEQVITVPAADNVVRLLPPLNISDEEIAEAISRLDRAAGSLGAA, from the coding sequence ATGATTTCTTCTGTCTTGCCGACGTATTCCCGTGCGCCTCTTAGCTTTGTCAAAGGTGAGGGGGCATGGCTGATCGAGGCAGATGGCCGACGCTTTCTGGACCTTGGGGCCGGTATTGCGGTTAACGCTTTGGGCCATGCCAACCCCGCGCTGGTTGCCGCTTTGACGGAGCAGGCAGGCGCGCTTTGGCATACCTCAAACCTCTATCAGATCCCGCAGCAAACCGCGCTTGCGGATAAACTGGTCGAACATACCTTTGCTGACACGGTGTTCTTTACCAATTCAGGCACCGAAAGTTGTGAGCTGGCTGTAAAGATGGCGCGCAAATATTTCTATGACAAAGGCATGCCAGAGCGCGTCGAGATCATTACCTTCTCGGGCTCTTTCCACGGGCGCTCCTCTGCTGGTATCGCTGCCGCTGGCTCAGAGAAGATGACAAAGGGCTTCGGCCCGCTTCTGCCGGGATTTGTGCATCTGGAATTCGGCGATCATGACGCCCTTACGGCTGCCATCACGGATAAAACCTGTGCGGTTCTGGTCGAGCCTGTGCAAGGCGAGGGCGGCATTCGCCCCTTGCCGGATGCCTGCCTGAAAGGGCTGCGCGATCTGTGTGATGAGCATGGCATTCTGATGATATTGGATGAGGTACAGTGCGGCGTTGGTCGGACGGGCAAGCTGTTTGCCCATGAGTGGGCTGGTGTAACCCCGGATATCATGATGGTCGCCAAGGGCATCGGAGGCGGTTTTCCTCTGGGCGCGGTCCTTGCCACGGAAGATGCCGCAAGTGGTATGACTGCGGGGACCCACGGCTCTACCTATGGCGGAAACCCGTTAGGCTGTGCTGTCGGGTCGGCTGTGATGGATATTGTGGCCGATTCCGCCTTTCTGGCCGAGGTGAACCGCAAGGCAGGTTTGATGCGCCAGAAGCTCGAAGCGCTTGTTGCCGGACACCCGGATGTCTTCGAAGGTGTGCGCGGATCTGGTTTGATGCTGGGGCTGAAGTGCAAGGTTGCTCCGGCGGATGTGGTCAATGCAGGTTATGCCGAGCAGGTCATCACAGTGCCTGCGGCTGATAACGTCGTGCGCCTGCTGCCGCCCCTCAATATTTCTGACGAAGAAATCGCCGAAGCCATCAGCCGGCTTGATCGTGCTGCTGGATCACTTGGCGCGGCCTGA
- a CDS encoding DMT family transporter: MYTPRRQSNAVAAALILCATAFIAATTLMAKSLGTSTLGTPLPALQISHGRFLFAFMGLSLAACVLRPRLSRPNWRLHFARTSFGWAGVTLMFASVAFIPLADATAISFLNPVFAMMLAIPLLGEQVGRVRWSAAGLALIGAVVLLRPTPQSFQPAAMLAFGAAVVMGMELIFIKKLAGRENPFQILLVNNLIGLGIATCAVFPVWHMPTGPQWAVLTGIGLCMAVAQTCFVNAMARADASFVAPFSYGTLVFAAAYDAAFYGVRPDAITYLGAAIILTGALWLALREARLKKPVPPAPSSL; encoded by the coding sequence ATGTACACACCCCGCCGACAAAGCAATGCGGTTGCTGCAGCACTGATTCTCTGCGCGACAGCCTTTATTGCTGCAACCACCCTGATGGCGAAAAGCCTTGGCACCAGTACGTTGGGTACGCCCTTGCCTGCATTACAGATCAGCCATGGCAGATTTTTATTTGCTTTTATGGGCCTAAGCCTTGCAGCATGTGTTCTGCGGCCGCGTCTGTCACGCCCGAACTGGCGGCTGCATTTCGCGCGCACCAGTTTCGGCTGGGCCGGCGTGACGCTGATGTTCGCCTCTGTCGCGTTCATTCCGTTGGCCGATGCAACTGCGATATCATTCCTCAATCCGGTGTTTGCAATGATGCTTGCGATCCCGCTTCTTGGGGAACAGGTCGGGCGCGTGCGCTGGTCTGCTGCCGGGCTAGCACTGATTGGCGCCGTCGTCTTGCTGCGTCCAACGCCACAAAGCTTTCAACCTGCCGCGATGTTGGCCTTTGGCGCTGCTGTAGTAATGGGTATGGAGTTGATTTTCATCAAGAAACTCGCTGGTCGTGAAAACCCCTTCCAGATTTTGCTGGTCAACAATTTGATCGGATTGGGCATCGCTACCTGTGCGGTTTTTCCGGTATGGCACATGCCAACCGGTCCGCAGTGGGCTGTGCTGACAGGGATCGGATTGTGCATGGCCGTGGCGCAAACCTGCTTTGTAAATGCCATGGCGCGCGCTGACGCGAGCTTTGTTGCGCCGTTCAGTTACGGCACGCTGGTCTTTGCCGCAGCCTATGATGCCGCCTTTTATGGTGTCCGGCCGGATGCAATCACATATCTGGGCGCAGCGATCATTTTGACCGGAGCGCTGTGGCTCGCATTGCGCGAGGCGCGCCTGAAAAAGCCGGTGCCGCCTGCGCCTTCTTCCCTGTGA
- a CDS encoding GcrA family cell cycle regulator: protein MSWTDDRVEILKKMWGEGQSASQIAKELGGVTRNAVIGKVHRLGLSNRTTAGTAAKAEPKAKPAPKAAPKAKPAAAAEPEPAPAPASSKPDLKTEPAISPNAVRPARNQIIPAGQPLPPQPSANEISPEALAKVNEIEKKAKKLSLMELTERTCKWPVGDPATEDFWFCGLPVKQGKPYCEAHVGVAFQPMSARRDRRR from the coding sequence ATGTCCTGGACCGATGACCGCGTTGAAATATTGAAGAAAATGTGGGGCGAAGGCCAGTCCGCAAGCCAGATCGCAAAAGAGCTGGGCGGCGTCACACGAAACGCTGTCATTGGCAAAGTGCACCGTCTGGGACTGTCAAACCGCACCACAGCAGGTACTGCCGCCAAGGCAGAGCCAAAAGCAAAGCCGGCGCCCAAAGCGGCACCAAAGGCCAAACCCGCAGCCGCTGCAGAGCCCGAACCGGCCCCGGCGCCTGCTTCGAGCAAGCCCGACCTAAAGACGGAGCCTGCCATTTCGCCGAATGCGGTACGCCCTGCGCGCAACCAGATCATCCCCGCAGGCCAACCCCTGCCACCACAGCCTTCCGCCAACGAAATCAGCCCCGAAGCGCTTGCCAAGGTTAACGAGATCGAAAAGAAGGCCAAAAAGTTGAGCCTGATGGAATTAACCGAGCGGACATGCAAATGGCCCGTCGGCGACCCTGCAACAGAAGATTTCTGGTTCTGCGGCCTGCCGGTCAAGCAGGGAAAACCCTATTGCGAGGCACATGTCGGCGTTGCATTCCAACCCATGAGCGCACGCCGCGA